In Candidatus Eisenbacteria bacterium, the genomic window AACCTATTGCGGTTCAAGGTCTCCATCCCGCACGGCCTTCTCGATTCCCCTCTCTCTTCTCGCTCCTCTCCACTCACTCCTTCCCCAAAGCAAACCCGCGCGCGGCCTTTCCGGTTTGGATCGGAAGTCATCATTCCGAGAGATACCTGACCTGGATAGATTGGGTCCTCTCCGCGTGTCGAGTGGATCTTCATTCGAAGATGGAGGAAACTCACGCTGCGCACCACCCCACACCGTTCCGAGATCTTGTCCGATACTTCCACGTCCAGACGTTGCTGGGAGTTCTGCGAGCGCGGGGGCGCCGGGTAGCAGCCCATCCCCGCGGGCCTGCCGAATGCCCGCGGGAGGGTTGAGTCGGGCAGTCCGTATAAGAAAACCCTTGACGGTTTGATCAGACCAGCCCATAATGCCCAGCTAAAGCTTGGGAGCTCTCAAGGAACGCGCTCCGTAATGTGCTCTGAGAAACATGTCCTCGATTGCTTGTGAGCGTGGAATCGGTTCCCTCGGCGGCTCGCGGATGACCTTTCGCCCTGACGAGAGAGAGGACAAGTGAGTCCCGTTAGAAAGCCCGGACGTTCATCTCCCCATCCTTTCCCGGAAATCAAGACGGATAGGCTCGAGACCCTTGTTTGCCCAATTCATGTGGTGACGCCGATCTTCGGCGGAGGAACGGAGCCCGGGAAGTCCGATGACCTGGACCCGATCCGCGTACCGACGATTCGCGGTCACCTTCGCTTCTGGTGGCGGGCGACAATGGGTTCGGCGTTCGCGACCGTGGACGAGATGCGTCAAGCCGAGTTCGAGATTTGGGGCGGGACACAATGGGAGGATTTCACAGCCACCGGTGATCCCTCGAAACCGAGCCGGAAGAGCCGGCCGTCCGCCGTGGAGGTCACGGTCCAGGATGTTGCCCCGGGAGATCCCGAGGACCCGCCGCCGCTTTCCGATGTCCGGAGCTATGCTCTCTTCCCTGCCCGCACCGTGCAGGGCTGCAAGCTCAGGATGGGCGTGAGCTTCTCGATCCACCTCCGGTTTCCCCAAGACGATAAGGTGAGCGGAATCGCTATCGAAGACCACGTTCGTCGCGCGCTGCGTGCTTGGGTGGTTTTCGGTGGGTATGGTGCCCGATCGAGGCGTGGCGCGGGGGCGCTCTCCTTTGAGAGAGTGCCGGATGGAGAAGACGGGTTCTGGATACCTCAAGATCCAAGCGCTCTCTCTGCGTGGTTCAAGGGCTCCGGTTCACTTGGTCCTTTCCCCCGTCTCAAGGGATCGCTCTTCCTGATCGCATCGGCGTCCCGAGCGGCGTCCTCCGATCCGAAAGCCGCGTGGATCGAAGCGCTTGGATGGCTTGCGGAATTCAGGCAGGCAGCAGCTCGGCCGGGAGGTGGGAAGAGGGGGGTAACCCTGTGGCCCGAGCCGGACAAGATGCGAAAACTCCGCACGCCCATCGCTCCCCATACGGCCTGGCAGCATCCACCTTCCCCCAAGCTCACGAATGCTCCGGCTTGGCCGAGGGCATCGTTCGGGCTCCCGATCGTTACACGATTCCAGGACAAGGATGCGACGGACAGTCCCTACCCGAATCCGGAGCCGGGGTTTACGCCCGCTAGGGACCGCGATGGGAATCTCGTCTGGAAGAGAAGAGATCTAACCCTCAAGTGGAGGCAGGACGAGAAGTGCTTCGAGCGTCTGGCGAGCCCCCTCATCGTACGGCCGTTCGGTTTCGCGGATGGAACCTGGCGCCCCGGCCTCCTTTGGCTGAACCGGGCCTTTCCCGAGGGGGATGTAGTTCTCTTCGACGGGGGCACCCCAGTTGCTGGATCGGAAGCGTCCTTCGACATGGTCGCCGCCCCGGGCGACAAGGTTCGATTCGCACCTCTCGCGACTGCTGAGGTGGGGGCGGCGACCCCGGGAAGCAAGGTGCGGACGGCATTCTTTGAGTGGGTGAAGAAGAAGCTTGGGCCCAGCGGTTTTGTGGAGATCAAACTGTGACCTCTCACCTTCTCATGCTCTCTATCGGTCCTGTAGCGGAATTCATCGAATCCTCCCGTCGCACCCGGGATCTGTTCTTCTCGTCCGAGCTCGTGGCCCTGATGGCTAGGGCGGCTGCGTATCGGCTACGGTCCGAGTTCGAGGCCGAGCTGATCATCCCAACATTCCCGTCCGGCGTCGACGAAAGGAGCGCTCCGGTTTCGGATCAAGTCCTCGCGGTGATTCCTGCCGGGGGAGACCCGAAATCAGCGGCTCAAGAGGCAAGAGAGGCCGCGAGAGACGAGTGGTCGAAAGCCTCTGAGCGGGCTCGGAAGTATCTCGCCGACAAGAGGCTCGACATCGGGATCGACGAAGAGGCCTGGAAAGCACAGCTGGATTCCGATCTCGTGGAGCTCTTCGCAGCTTGGGTTCCGCTGGAGGATGACTATGCGGTCTCGCGAGCAACTGTGGAGGCTCTGCTCGCTGCACGGGAGGTCCTGACCGATTTCGCTCCGAATCCGACCGCTCTCTCAGTTCCCAAGTCCTCTCTCGACGGGAGACGCGAAACGGTTCTCCAGAGAGAGCGCGCACGCTTCGCCAGGGAGCGTGCGCGGGCCGGGATCAAGGGGCAAGAGGAACTCGATCTCCCGGGGATCGTCAAGCGGATCGGAACGGGGCGATTTCCCTCGATCTCGCGTATCGCCTTAGACGCCTGGATTGAAGGAGCGAACCGCGATCATTCGAAGAGCTTCCGGTCGATTCGAGAGGCGATCGAACGACTCGCCGGGCTCGATCTCGTATCAAGGGTTTCCGAGAGCATCTACGGTGATTTCCCCTACGACGCCGAGCTTCTTCTTGAATCCCGAGTCAAGCTTCTCAGGGACGGCAAGAACGATGATCTCGAAGGACTGGGCGAGGGAGACCGAAAAGAGGCCCAGAGGCAGGCAGAGATGATTCTCGGGCAACTCGATACGATCGGGAAACGGCCGTTTCCGTATGTCGCCACGCTTTGTGCGGACGGAGACGGCATAGGGCAATGGACAAGAGCCTGCAAGACCGTAGCAGAACACCGGGAGCTCGCCGAGAAACTCTCTCGGTTCGCTTGGAAGACCCCCGCGATCGTTACGAAGAACCGAGGGGTCTCCGTGTTCGCGGGCGGCGACGATGTTCTCGCGTTTCTTCCGATCGACCGCGCAGTTCCTTGCGCGCACGAGCTTCAATCGCTCTTTCTGCATGAGGTGGGCGGAACGCTCTCGGTCGGGATCGCCATCAATCATCTCCTTACTCCGATGGCCGGGACGATGGTGACCCATGCGAGAGAAGCCCTGGACGTAAGAGCGAAGAGCCGGAAGAACGCTCTCGCGATCGTTCTTGAAAAGCGCTCCGGTGCGCCCACGAGCGTGTGCCTCCCCTGGAACGACTGCCCGGAGGAGCGCGTTCGGAAGTGGATCAGTCTTCTCGATGCGAAGAGGATTCCGGAAGGTCTGTCTCACGACCTCTATGTGCTGGCTCGTGAGTACGAGGGGATCGAAGCGCTGAACAACGAGGAAATCCTCCGCAAAGAGGTGCGACGATTGCTCGGAAAGAAACGGCCGGCGTCCGGGGAGATCGTCGGTGAGGACAGAGAGTACATCCTGGGTCGCGTTCACAACCTGGAATCCCTGCAATCGCTGGCTGACGAGATCATCATCGCCCAGAACATCCAGAAGGGGTGCTTTCGGTAGGAGCGGCGGATGCACACGGTTCGAATCATGCCTCACGGCGCTCTCATGTTCAGGGATCCTCGACCATCCGTCGTCGGAGGCACCGCCAAGAGCCGAGATTTTCCCCCTCCGTCCGTGACGGCGGGGACGGTGCGTACGCTCCGGGCGAAGCAGCTTGACATGGCGTTCACGAAATCGAACGCAGAGACGCTTCTCTCCTGGTCCGTCCTCGGACCCCTTCTCGCCCTCGACAACAAAATCTTCTTCCCGGTGCCTCAGGACCTTCAAGTTCGGGGTGGCGCGGTGGTTCCTCTCCGCCCCCTCTCGGTCGGAGAGGGTTCCGGGGTGAATCTCCCCCACCTGCTTCGCCCGATCGGATGCACCGGCAACTCCTTCAAGCCGGAGCCCACAGGGCGATTTCTGGCCGCGGGGGGGGTCTACGATTGGCTCGCGGACCCTCCGGCGGCTCCCCCCTTGTCGGGGGATGTGTGGTTCGACCCGAGCCTCGATCCGCGAACGCGCCTGAAGATGAACAACACGACCGAGACCGCCGAGGCCGGCATGCTTTACACCACCGAGATGGTGCTCCTCGATCGCGGGAGAGGATTCCCGGGACCGAGCGTCTTCCAGGCGGGCTCGCTGCTTGTCCGATTCGACCAGCCGATCGATCCGGCGGTACATCGGATCGGCGGCGACGGCGGAATCGCCCGCTTCGAAGCGGTTGCCGACGAGGATCCATGGCCTTCAGCGCCGCCGGACTCTCTGGCGAACGCGCTGGCGGCGGCGAAAAGAGTCCGTATGCAGCTTGCCACTCCGGCTTTCTTCAAGGCCGGCTGGTGTCCGGATTGGCTGGATCCTGCGGCAACGCCGGAGAACAGCCCACTCCGCGGTTCTCCTCCGGGGGCCTCCGGACACCTCGAGCTCGAGCTGGTCGGCGCGTGTGTTCCCCGGTGGCGTCCCCTGGGCGGGTGGGACCTCTTGCGCGGCGGTCCCAAGCCGCTTCGGAGGCTGGTTCCTGCCGGGAGCGTCTATTTCTTTCAGGTCAAGACGGGCGATCCCCGGGTCCTTGCGAGCGACCTGTGGCTTCGATCCGTCTGCACGAACCAACAGGAACGAGATGGATTCGGGCTGGCCCTCTGGGGCGTCTGGTCCTAGGCAAACGGGCTGCGGGAGGATCGCTCGATGACCGTATGTACATTCTTCATACATGCTCTTTCCCCTCTCCATCCCGGCGTCGGTGCGGGGGTCGGTTCGGTTGATCTACCCGTCGCTCGCGAGGTGACCACGATGCTTCCGCTCCAGTACGGAAGCGGCATCAAGGGAGTGCTGCGGGCCAAGTATGACGACGGAAGCAACGAGGCCCGGGCGGTTTTCGGCCCCGACACGGACAAGTCGGACGAGCACGCGGGGGCCGTCTCGTTCTCAGACGCCAAGCTCCTCTGCCTTCCCGTTCGGTCGATCTGCGGGACGTTTGCCTGGACGACCTCTCCGATCCTTCTTCATCGCTTCTCGAGGGATTTCCCGACTGTCCCCTGGCACCCGATCGTCCTCGGTGAACACCAAGCGCACGTCAACGAGTCGGATTGCGCGCTCGTCGGCGCCGGATCCGCCTCGGGCAAACTCCACCTCGAGGATCTCGACCTCGAGATCCGGCCCGACAACAGGGAACAGGCCGCGAGCTGGGCATCCTCAATCGCCAAGGCGGTCTTTCCTGGGGACGCCGGATGGCAATCCGAGTTTTGCAGGCGGTTCGCGATTCTGAGCGACGATGTCTTCGCCTTTCTATACGAAACAGCCCTCGAAGTTCGCGCGCGGACGCGGATCGAGGACGATCTCAAGGTAGTCAAGGAAGGAGCGCTCTGGTACGAGGAGTTGATCCCCGCGGAGAGCATCCTCTGGGGCGTGGCTTTGGCCGAGAGGTCCTTCAAGAAGGTCGACGCTCTGAAGGGGCCCGCCGAGATCCTGAACTTCGCGTTCACGGGAAAGGCGGAGGATGCCAAGCAGAAGGAATGCGAAGTGCAGCTGGGCGGGAAGGCGACCGTCGGGTGCGGGCGTGCGCGCCTGGTGAGGATGTAGGAGGAGGTCATGGCGATCCGGACGAACTCCCAGAAGGCGGCGGGTCGAGCCCTCGGCCATATTCAAGAGGTCAAGGGGAAGAGCTGGGCGAAGCAGTACGGTCGCCTTTGGCTCCGATTCCCGGGTCTTGTCCTGACGAACGGCCTCATGCAGACCGTGGCGTTCTACGAAAGCAGGAATGTCCCGAAGCACCCCGAATACGGAGCCTTTCTCGGACACATGAGAGGGATACTAGAGGAAGGGTTCGGCGAGTCGAATCCGCTCCACACCCTCTCCTGCCCCGAGTATATGCGCGCCACCCGCATCGCGCTGCTCGCAGCCGTCTACTACGGCCGGTTCTGCGAGTCGATCCTCGAGGTCAAGAGGACTGATGAGGGCGAGGAGCGATGAGCGAGCTGAAGGAAACAGTTGCGAGGCGCAATGGTCTCTCCGGGGTCTCCGCATGCGAATCGACTCATCCGGGTCTCTGGCTGAATCGTTGGGCGAGGAAGCACGGCGACAAGGGCGAAGAAAAACGTGCCCTGATCGGGGCGGTGATCGATCGGATCCGCCCTCCCGACTTCTACCCCCGGGCTTTCCAGCGCTGGGTCGCCTCGTTGAGAGGAAGGGAAACCTATCTGGTTCCGGTCGAGACCATCGGCCGGGTCATCGTGGGTCTCGGCGCAGACTGCGTCCTGGAGACCTCGATCGCTCTGCACCACACCTACGGAGTGCCGGTGCTTCCCGGCTCGGCTCTCAAAGGGCTTGCCCGGCGGTTCTGTCTCAGGAGGTTCGGGAGCTCCGACCAAGAAGGAAAGGAGTACCGCCCGAGCGGCGTCTTGAAGCAAAGCAAGCGCTTGCAGGCAGGGCAGGGCCATGATTGGGACTTCACCTTCTACGACACCCTCTTCGGCCATGTGGAGGGGGCAGGCTGTCTCGTGTTCAACGACGCCTGGCTTGTTCCTAGGGCCAGCAACGAAGCTCCGCTGATACGCGACGTGCTCACGGTCCATCACAGAAACTACTACGGGGCGTCGGAGAACCCCGCTCCCCCCGCTGATTGGGACGATCCGATTCCGGTGCCTTATCTCACTGTGGCTCCGGGGGTGTGCTTTCTTCTCGCGATCGAAGGACCGGATGGTTGGCGGGACCGCGCAATGGAGATCCTCCTCTTAGCACTCCGTGAGGAAGGGATCGGCGCGAAGACATCCAGTGGATACGGCCGGATGGAGGAGACCGAAAGGTCAGGTTCGCTGCTCGCGCGTCTCGAGGAGTCGAGAATCGACCCGGAAGTCGAAGACTATTCAAACCGTCTGGAAGAAGAAGTTCCCGAACAGCAGGGAAGGCTCACTCTCATGTATCGACACGTCAAGGGTCAAGAAGACCCGGACTTGCGGAAGAAGCTCTCGAGAGCGCTTCTCTTCGGTCTGCGAAGAAGGCAGATCGAGGCATGGAAGGAGCATCCCCGTCACGCGGGGAAATACAGGGATCTCGTCGATTGGGCAGGGTTGGAGTGAGGGAGTTCGCGCGGTTAGCCTCCAGCAAGGGGGGAACGATGTGAGGCTCTTCAAGACGTACGTCTTCTATCCGTTCTCGCTTCCGCCCGGGACTTTCCAGCGGCTTTCTGGGATGGGGTTGGGTGCCCCGGGGGGCGATCCCTGGTTTCGGGTCTCTCCTCCGATCGTGCAGAACACTCCAGAGACATACGCGGAGTTCACCTATTTCCATTCTCACGCGCGCGACCTTCTATTCGGATTAGATGCGCAGGACAGGTCCCTCCTTGTGTACCAAGTCGGCGATGACCGGATCGCAGGATGGACGTTTCGGATCGAGATCCCAAAACGCCCGGGGGCTGAAGCGGCCGTCAGTCGAGTCCTCAAGCTGACTGACGTTCAGGCGATGATCTATGACCTCGATGTCGGCGTCCTCTCCTTCGCCGTGATGTGGGACCGCAGAGAAGCAGAAGCTCAGGGGCTTTCGGCAGATGTCTCGTTCGGCGACGTGCTCGATATCAACAACCTGTTTCGGAGGCGAGCACCTTCCTTCCTTGATTTCCACGAGGTCAAACAGAGTCTCGTGTCCAAGGACCACAGGCCGGGAGATGGTTGGGCGGCCTTTCAGAAGAGCAAGCGGGAACTACCGGTGGAGATTGAGATCCGTGAAGCGAGTGGCGAGTCAGGTCCGGACCGAAGAGAGAACTTCGGCGACCGATTTGACCGCGTTTTCGGCACACGCCAGCGCCTTCCCTACATTGCGAATCACTTCCTTTTCTGGTTGGCACGACTGGGCAACGATCTCGGCATCCCCACCGAGAAGATGGAGCCGATCCTCGACGAACGGAACTTCGTGTTCTCTCTTGTCGTGGCCGATCAGGAAGACAGAGGTCTGGATTCGCCGTCGCCTCCGGACCCAGAACCGGTCGTGGATCCGGAGAACGTGTTCGGGAAGCTGACCGAAGAACCGGAGGGCTTCCGGGAGAGCTTGGCCCGGCTTCTATTCGTGGATCCGGCGGGAGGAGGCTATGTCGCCAACCACGATCTACGCGACCGGATGCTCGCCAAGGCTCTCTACCTGCGTTACAGGGACTACGGGACGTACTACGGATTCACGCGTTATTCCGGGGTCTTCCTTCTCCACGGTGGAGGTGGTGAGGAGTTTGCCCGGGACGCCCTTCTTGGGCAATTCGACTCGATGTACTTCCAAATGGCCAATCTCTTGCTTGTTCTTCGAGCGGCCCTCCTTGATCTTTCCCACCGCAGCGCACTGATTTCCCGCAGGCTCCGGTCGCCCGACGACTTGGACAACCCCGAACTCAACAAAGACATCGAGCGGATCCGATCCGACTTCCTGCGTTTCCACACGAAGTACTGGTTCTGCGAGGTCACGGCCCAGGAGCAGGGGATCGAGATGTTCGATCTCTGGAACCGGAACATGGGGAACGAACGTCTTTTCGCTGAGGTGGATCAGCAGGTCCGCGCTCTCCATGACTTCAGTCAAGCCACCGTGAACCGTCGTCTTGGCCGTCTAACGTACTTGAACATCAGCGCGATCGGAGTTGCGCTCATCGGGCTGATGGTCGGGGCGTTGACGATTAGCACGTCCGCCGCTTGGGGGTACATCGGAATCGCGATTCTCGTTTCCTTCGTGCTCGGGGCGATCGCGGCCTATCTCTTGTTCGCCGCCGGTCCGAAAGTGCTGTGTTGGCTGGAGAGGTGCCGAACCCCACGATGGATCTCCGCAAGACGCGGCCCTCGCAGATGATTCGGGGGGCTCATCGCGGGGCGGCTCCATCCGGTTCAAGAGGGCAATCCTTTTCTGGATCGGCATGATTTTCAACCTCCCCTTCCTCCCCCTCCTCCTCACCCTCCGCTTCACGCGTCCGGCGAGGTTTCACTTCTTGCACGGGGGGGCGGTGAATGGGCTCTTGTGCAACGCGCTCGGGGCGCATCCGCTCCCCGAGGGGGTGATTCCGTTCGCGCCGGAATCGGGCCGCGTGCGGGCGGAGCCGGGCGATCTCTATCACATCGGCGTCACGCTTGTCGGTGAGGCGAGCGCGCTCTCGGATTCGCTTCTCGCGGGGCTCGAACGGATCGGAAAGACCGAACCCGACCGCAACCGTCCGCTCCCGACATTCGCCGGCAACTTCGAGGTCGCCGAGGCGCGCGCGCTTCCGGCGCCCGACCTCGACGCCGAGGCGATCGCTCTCGCGAAAGCCGGAGGTCCGCTCACGATCCGCTTCCTCTCGCCGCTCCGCATGGAGAGACCGAACGCGCTCCAGGTGAAGGGCGCCACGTTTCTGAACGCCGACTGCTTCCCGGCCGCGCACTTTCTCGCCCGGGTGTGGGGACGCCTCTTCCGTCTCGCGCACGGACGCGAGGCGACCAAGGACGAACAGCGCGCGTTTCGTCCCCCTCTTCCCGACGGCGCGTCGGCCGTCGATCCGCGCCTCCTCTGGCTCGACCTCCCGATCCCGGGGATGCGCGGCGCTCACAACGGACACTCGAACGGGCTCACGCTCGGCGGGGTCGTGGGAAGGGTCACGCTGGAGGGGGTCCCCGAAGATTGGCTCCCCATTCTCCTTCAGGGGAGCTTCCTCCACGCCGGGGAGAAGGCGAGCTTCGGGCTCGGCCGCTATCGAATCGAGACGGGCTCTCTCTCCCCGTTCGAGTTTCCGCCGGCCGCCACGCTCCTCTCCCGCACGGCGCGGCCGGAGACGCTCCGCGCCGCACTCGAACGCGTGGTCGCGTCGACCGAAGCTTCAGGCATCGATGGTCTCACCCCAGAGGACGCGCTCGCCGATGCGGACCGCCTGATCGACCGCCTCTCCGCCGAGCTCCACGAGGGGCGTTACGCGCCCGAGGCGCTTCTCGGCGTCCTCCTTCCCAAAGAGGGGGGCAAGGTGCGCCCGCTCGCGATCCCCACGCTCCTCGATCGGACCGCGCAGCGCGCCGCGTGCGATCTCCTCGCCCCCGCGATCGACACCCTTCTCGAGGATTCCTCGTACGCCTATCGCAAAGGGCTCTCGCGCTCGGCCGCCGCCTTCGCCGTCCGGCGCGCCTACGACGACGGCTTCCGCTGGGTGCTCGATGCCGACATCGCGTCGTTCTTCGACGCCGTCGATTGGGATCGCCTCTTCGCGAAGCTCGAGGCGCTCTACCCCTACGAACCTCTCGTCGAGCTGATGAAGCGCTGGGTCGCGGCCCCGGTCGTCTTTCGCGGCCGACGGATCGAGAGAGCGCGCGGCCTTCCGCAGGGAGCGGTGATCTCCCCCCTTCTCGCCAACCTCTTTCTCGATGAGCTCGACGAGGAGCTTCTCGGCGAGAACTTCCGTCTCGTCCGATACGCGGACGACTTCTTGATTCTCTGCCGCGATCTCGACGAAGCGCGCGCCGCGCGCGAGAAGGCGCGCTCGGCCCTCGCCGACCTCGGCCTCCGCTTGAACGTCGAGAAGACCGAGATCCGCTCGTTCGAAGACGGCTTCTCCTATCTCGGGTACCTCTTCTGTCGATCGCTCGTGATCGAGAGCAAGAGGCCGGAGGAACCCTCGCACCCGGCGGACGGCGATGTCCGAGTTCCCGAAGCGTCCTGGCTCGCCTCCGTGCCCATCGAGACCGTTCGCGAGGCGCTTCGTCGCTCCTCCGCCGGAAAGCCCGCCGCTGATCCGGCGGCGCGGGAGGTGCGGGCGCGATCACTCTCCGATGCCGGCCCGATCCTCCGCCCTCTCTACTTCGCCGATCCGGCCGCCGAGATCTTCCTCCGCGAGGAGAAGCTCGTCGTCGGCACTCTCGCCGAGGGTCTCCGGGAGTTCGGAGCGCGCACGCTCTCTCATGTCGTTTTTATCGGGCGCGTCCGGGTCACGGTTCCCGTGCTTCTCACGCTCTCTCGCCTCGGCGTCCCCTCGTACTTCTGCCGTCGCTCGGGAGAGCTCTACGCGTCCTTCTCGACACACGCTCCCGACTGGCCCCTCTGGGAGGCGCAGGGGAGAAAGGCGAGCGACTCGAGCGCGTGTCTTGCGATCGCCCGCTTGATCGTTGCCGCGAAGCTCCACAACGCGGCCGCGCTCGCCGCTCGGCATACGCTCCAGGGGTGGGGAGAGTTGGGCGAGAGCCTCCGCGAACTGGAGAAGAAGTGTCTCGAGCAGACCTCGCTTGAGATGCTCCGTGGACTCGAGGGGAGGGGGGCCGCGCTCTTCTTCTCCGCGCTCCGGGAGAGCCTCCCCGCCGCGTGGGGTTTTCGGAAGCGCGAGAAGCATCCGCCTCCCGATCCGGTGAACGCGATGCTCTCCCTCGCGTACACGATGCTCTACAACCACCTCTCGACGGCGATCCTCGCGGCGGGTCTTCATCCGAGAATCGGGTTCTACCACGCCGAGCGTGGGGCGTATCACGCGCTCGCCTCGGATCTTCAGGAGGAGATGCGGCACTTGGCCGACGGCTTCGTGATCGCGTCGATCCGACGGAACGAGATCAAGCCGGAGGACTTCACCCGAACGTCTTCCGGTCCCTACCCGTGCCTCTTTACGATCGACGCCCGAAAGGACTTCATCCGTCGCTTCGAGGGGCGTCTTCTCACGGAGTTCACGCCGCCGGGCGCGTCGGAGAAGGAAACGTACTTGGCCTTCATGAATCGACAGGTTCGGGCGCTCAAGGCGTTCGTGCGCGGGGAAGCGACGGCCTATGAGCCCTTGAGGATTCACGCGTGAGGTATGTGGTGGTGTATGATATCGGCGACGATCGCCTCC contains:
- the cmr1 gene encoding type III-B CRISPR module RAMP protein Cmr1; the protein is MTPIFGGGTEPGKSDDLDPIRVPTIRGHLRFWWRATMGSAFATVDEMRQAEFEIWGGTQWEDFTATGDPSKPSRKSRPSAVEVTVQDVAPGDPEDPPPLSDVRSYALFPARTVQGCKLRMGVSFSIHLRFPQDDKVSGIAIEDHVRRALRAWVVFGGYGARSRRGAGALSFERVPDGEDGFWIPQDPSALSAWFKGSGSLGPFPRLKGSLFLIASASRAASSDPKAAWIEALGWLAEFRQAAARPGGGKRGVTLWPEPDKMRKLRTPIAPHTAWQHPPSPKLTNAPAWPRASFGLPIVTRFQDKDATDSPYPNPEPGFTPARDRDGNLVWKRRDLTLKWRQDEKCFERLASPLIVRPFGFADGTWRPGLLWLNRAFPEGDVVLFDGGTPVAGSEASFDMVAAPGDKVRFAPLATAEVGAATPGSKVRTAFFEWVKKKLGPSGFVEIKL
- the cas10 gene encoding type III-B CRISPR-associated protein Cas10/Cmr2; this translates as MTSHLLMLSIGPVAEFIESSRRTRDLFFSSELVALMARAAAYRLRSEFEAELIIPTFPSGVDERSAPVSDQVLAVIPAGGDPKSAAQEAREAARDEWSKASERARKYLADKRLDIGIDEEAWKAQLDSDLVELFAAWVPLEDDYAVSRATVEALLAAREVLTDFAPNPTALSVPKSSLDGRRETVLQRERARFARERARAGIKGQEELDLPGIVKRIGTGRFPSISRIALDAWIEGANRDHSKSFRSIREAIERLAGLDLVSRVSESIYGDFPYDAELLLESRVKLLRDGKNDDLEGLGEGDRKEAQRQAEMILGQLDTIGKRPFPYVATLCADGDGIGQWTRACKTVAEHRELAEKLSRFAWKTPAIVTKNRGVSVFAGGDDVLAFLPIDRAVPCAHELQSLFLHEVGGTLSVGIAINHLLTPMAGTMVTHAREALDVRAKSRKNALAIVLEKRSGAPTSVCLPWNDCPEERVRKWISLLDAKRIPEGLSHDLYVLAREYEGIEALNNEEILRKEVRRLLGKKRPASGEIVGEDREYILGRVHNLESLQSLADEIIIAQNIQKGCFR
- the cmr4 gene encoding type III-B CRISPR module RAMP protein Cmr4, yielding MTVCTFFIHALSPLHPGVGAGVGSVDLPVAREVTTMLPLQYGSGIKGVLRAKYDDGSNEARAVFGPDTDKSDEHAGAVSFSDAKLLCLPVRSICGTFAWTTSPILLHRFSRDFPTVPWHPIVLGEHQAHVNESDCALVGAGSASGKLHLEDLDLEIRPDNREQAASWASSIAKAVFPGDAGWQSEFCRRFAILSDDVFAFLYETALEVRARTRIEDDLKVVKEGALWYEELIPAESILWGVALAERSFKKVDALKGPAEILNFAFTGKAEDAKQKECEVQLGGKATVGCGRARLVRM
- the cmr5 gene encoding type III-B CRISPR module-associated protein Cmr5 — its product is MAIRTNSQKAAGRALGHIQEVKGKSWAKQYGRLWLRFPGLVLTNGLMQTVAFYESRNVPKHPEYGAFLGHMRGILEEGFGESNPLHTLSCPEYMRATRIALLAAVYYGRFCESILEVKRTDEGEER
- the cmr6 gene encoding type III-B CRISPR module RAMP protein Cmr6, whose product is MSELKETVARRNGLSGVSACESTHPGLWLNRWARKHGDKGEEKRALIGAVIDRIRPPDFYPRAFQRWVASLRGRETYLVPVETIGRVIVGLGADCVLETSIALHHTYGVPVLPGSALKGLARRFCLRRFGSSDQEGKEYRPSGVLKQSKRLQAGQGHDWDFTFYDTLFGHVEGAGCLVFNDAWLVPRASNEAPLIRDVLTVHHRNYYGASENPAPPADWDDPIPVPYLTVAPGVCFLLAIEGPDGWRDRAMEILLLALREEGIGAKTSSGYGRMEETERSGSLLARLEESRIDPEVEDYSNRLEEEVPEQQGRLTLMYRHVKGQEDPDLRKKLSRALLFGLRRRQIEAWKEHPRHAGKYRDLVDWAGLE
- the cas1 gene encoding CRISPR-associated endonuclease Cas1 — encoded protein: MIFNLPFLPLLLTLRFTRPARFHFLHGGAVNGLLCNALGAHPLPEGVIPFAPESGRVRAEPGDLYHIGVTLVGEASALSDSLLAGLERIGKTEPDRNRPLPTFAGNFEVAEARALPAPDLDAEAIALAKAGGPLTIRFLSPLRMERPNALQVKGATFLNADCFPAAHFLARVWGRLFRLAHGREATKDEQRAFRPPLPDGASAVDPRLLWLDLPIPGMRGAHNGHSNGLTLGGVVGRVTLEGVPEDWLPILLQGSFLHAGEKASFGLGRYRIETGSLSPFEFPPAATLLSRTARPETLRAALERVVASTEASGIDGLTPEDALADADRLIDRLSAELHEGRYAPEALLGVLLPKEGGKVRPLAIPTLLDRTAQRAACDLLAPAIDTLLEDSSYAYRKGLSRSAAAFAVRRAYDDGFRWVLDADIASFFDAVDWDRLFAKLEALYPYEPLVELMKRWVAAPVVFRGRRIERARGLPQGAVISPLLANLFLDELDEELLGENFRLVRYADDFLILCRDLDEARAAREKARSALADLGLRLNVEKTEIRSFEDGFSYLGYLFCRSLVIESKRPEEPSHPADGDVRVPEASWLASVPIETVREALRRSSAGKPAADPAAREVRARSLSDAGPILRPLYFADPAAEIFLREEKLVVGTLAEGLREFGARTLSHVVFIGRVRVTVPVLLTLSRLGVPSYFCRRSGELYASFSTHAPDWPLWEAQGRKASDSSACLAIARLIVAAKLHNAAALAARHTLQGWGELGESLRELEKKCLEQTSLEMLRGLEGRGAALFFSALRESLPAAWGFRKREKHPPPDPVNAMLSLAYTMLYNHLSTAILAAGLHPRIGFYHAERGAYHALASDLQEEMRHLADGFVIASIRRNEIKPEDFTRTSSGPYPCLFTIDARKDFIRRFEGRLLTEFTPPGASEKETYLAFMNRQVRALKAFVRGEATAYEPLRIHA